TTTTCAAAATTTAATGCCATTTTTATCCTCCTTTTAGTTTATAATTAAAGTATATTTTTACTTTAAATTAATAAAAAAAAAGATTTAATCCAAAGCATTTTTTGTAACCCAATACCTGTAGGCAACTAATAATTTATCAGATTTTGATAATTTCCTCAAATCTGTATTAATATAGGATGGCAATAACAGTTTATTTATTTTTGTAAGGATCTGAAAAATATGTTTTTTAATTTTGGACATTTAATGAGCTGTATGAATGACTTTTTTTAGGCTAAATTAAGCTTAAATCTCATTTGGCTAAAGTTTTTATTTTTCTCATACTTTTAATTCTTTCCCTTACTAATTCTGTATGGATTACAACAGCCGCTTTGGCTCCTTCAGCAGCTGCCACAATTACTAATTTCATATCCTGGGATGCATCACCTGCTACAAATAGCCCGGGAATATTGGTATGTTGCATCTTGTCATTTATAATAATGCCACTTTTTGTATAACTACATCCCAACTGTTCTGCTAAAATACTTCTTTGGTTAAAACCTGTACTGAAAAAAACAGAATCCCTATTTATTTTCCTTCCATCTATTAATTCAATATACTTTATACTTCCATTTTCATTGCCAAATCGTTCTATTTTTTGAGTAAATACTTTTATTTTGTGGGCATAAAGCATGTTTTTCATTTTTTCATCAAGATAGTCAGCACTGTCTGTAAAGAGTATAATGTCTTTACTCCAGTTATATAAGTTTAATGCCTGATCATAACCCGCTTTGGTTCGGCTGTAAATGCCTATAGCTTTATCCTTTGCTTCCCACCCATCACAATATGGGCAATGAAATATACTTATTCCATAACATTCATCAAAACCAATAATTTTAGGAATGCTGTCCTGTAAACCAGTTGCTAGAAGGAGTTTTTTGGATAAATAAACATTTCCATGTCTGTCTGTTACTTCAAAACCTTTATCCATTTTTCTGCCATTTTCAATTTCTTCCTCTATAATTTCAATCTGGTACTTTGCAATTTCTAGCCTGCTTAATTTAATAAATTCTTTAGGAGCTATTCCATCGCGTGTTAAATAACCATTTATTTGCGTTGCATACTGATTTCTGTATTTTCCCGAATCAAATAAAACTACTTTTCTTCTGCATCTTCCCAGTATTAATGCTGCACTCAGACCAGCAGGTCCTCCTCCGACAATAATTACATCATATTCAATATTTTGTTTTTTATTTGCTTTCATTTTAGTGTGATTATATTTTTTCAAAACATTGTTCAAGAGATTGGACTTAAAATTATGCCAATAGAATTTTTAGTTAGTTACAGTCTGGTTTTAAACTACAAATACCTGTTTTTGCTTTTTTAGAAATATTCTTGATATTCCTTATCTTTAATAAAAGAAGAAAGATAAATGGGAAATGCATTTTTATTATCAATAGGAACAGCCGTTCCAGTAAATAAAGTTTCACAAAGCCTTCATTTTAAACAACTTATTGAATCTGCTCAGGAAGCCAGGCAAAAACGTTTGTTAAAAATAATTTATGAACGTAGTGGAATTTCTTCCAGGTATTCTGTATTAGATGACTTTTCTATAGCGAATAAGGACAGTGGCATATTTTCCCCAGGAAATAAGGAGAGAAGAGTTCCGGGAATTGGAGAAAGAATGGAGATTTTTGAAGCCCATGCACTCGATTTAGCGGTAAAAGCAGTAGAAGATTCTTTTAATTCTTTGCCTGGTTTTGAAAAATCAACTATAACACACCTTTTGACCTTTAGTTGCACATGTGAGAAGGCCTTGAATTTATCATCTCATGATAATGCTTATTCTTATAAAATACTCAACAATTATGGAAATATGTCATCAGTAACAGTTCTTTTTGTTTTAATGGAAATCCTCCAAAATAGGGATAGTAGGGAAAGTGATAAAAATGTTTTAAGTTTTGCTTTTGGTCCGGGTTTAACAATAGAATCAATGATTTTAAAGATAGTGTAGTCTATGATGGGCTTTTCAAATCGTTCTCGTTTACCTGAATTAATGGACAACCCCTATGTTCCTGATGCCGATGTTAGGATTGCATTAGTAGAAATTGAATTTATTAACCGTTACTTAGGTGGCAATAATTTATTGGTGAATGCATTATCAAAGGTGGGTTTTACTAATGGAACAACCCTTATGGATTTGGGTTGCGGCAGTGGGGATATGTTAAGAATAATTTCAAATTTCGCCTTGAAAAACAAATTATCTTCCTATAAATTATTTGGTGTTGATATAAATCCATCCATGACATCATTTGCTGAATCTCGTTCAAAAGCTTTTCCTGAAATTGAATTCATTAACATTGACATTTGGGATGAAAAATTATTTGGTTTTAAACCAGATATCATAATCAACAGTCTTTTTTGTCACCATTTTGATGATGATCAATTGGTGTTGTTAATAAAAAGAATGTATAACCTGTGTGGGAAAGTCATAATAATTAATGATTTACATCGTCATTGGTTTGCTTATTATGCTATAAAATGCCTTACTTTTTTGTTTTCAAAATCCTATTTAGTTAAGTATGATGGTCCCTTATCTGTGGCCAGGGCTCTTACAAAAGCAGAATGGATGAAACTGTTATTTAGAGCAGAAGTTTATAATTATCAAATTAATTGGAAATGGGCCTGGCGATGGCAAATAATTATCCATAAAAAATGAGTTCCAATAATTTTTTTGATGTAATTATTGGTGGTGGTGGCCTTGCAGGTTTAGTTTCTGCTATCGAATTGAGCAGAGCGGGATTGAAGGTTGCTCTTATTGAAAAAAAACAATATCCTTTTCATCGTGTTTGTGGCGAATATGTAAGCAATGAAGTTAAACCCTACCTGCAAAGATTAGGTGTAAATTTTAACCAGCTGGCCCCATCAACCATTAATAGCTTAAGGGTTTCATCTTTAAATGGTGAATTTAATCTTTTTTCAAAATTACAAATGGGCGGCTTGGTATAAGCAGGTACCAACTTGATTATCATCTTTATGAATTATTGAAACAGGAAAATGTTGAGATTTTTACCAATACAAGGATAAAATCTGTTCTTTATCTTCGAAACTACTTCAATGTGAAACTTGATAATAACAGCATAATTTCTTCTAAAATTGTAATAGGAAGTTATGGAAAACGAGATTTGTTGGACAGGCAGTTAAATCGTGATTTTTTTAAAGCTAAAACCGGATATATGGCAGTAAAATATCATATAAAAACAAGTTATGCTGCAAATGAAATTGGTCTTGATAATTTCAAGGATGGATATTGCGGTATTTCTAAAATTGAAGAGGATAAATATTGCTTGTGCTATCTTACAAAACGGTCAAATATTGCTGGGTTAAATTCTATTAAGCAAATGGAGGAGGAGGTTTTATATAAAAACAGCCGATTAAAGCATATTTTTGAGCATTCTGAATTTTTATTTAGTAAACCAGAAGTGATAAATGAAATTTCTATTTCCCCAAAATCATTGATTGAAAATCATATTCTAATGTGTGGTGATAGTGCTGGAATGATACTACTTTATGTGGAAATGGAATGGCTATGGCAATCCACTCAGCAAAAATAGTTTCGGAATTAATTATAGCAGCAAACATTAATAAAGAAAATGAAATCAGCACTGAAATAAGGAGTTCAATTGAAAAATGCTATGCCAGGCAATGGAAGAGATTATTTGGCCGTAGAATTTATTGGGGAAGAAAGTTGCACTATTTTTCAGGAAAATCAAGGTATACCGATGTGTTTTTAAGGACTGTTCAACATTTGCCAATTCTTAAAGATAACCTGATTAATCTTACTCATGGAAAAACCATATTTTAATTAAACATAATAATCACATTAAAAGAGAGCTTTCCATGTGATTATTATGTCCTTGGTTTTTATAATAGAGTCTGGAATTATTTTACAGCTTCTAAATATCTTTTTTCAACCTCATTCCAATTAACTATATTCCAGAATGCAGAAACATATTCCGGTCTGCGGTTTTGATATTTAAGGTAGTAGGCATGTTCCCAAACATCAATTCCTAAAATTGGAGTTCCTCTTAATTCAGAAACATCCATAAGCGGGTTATCCTGGTTTGGAGTTGAACCTGTTTTTAGATTATTGTTTGAAACAACAAGCCACGCCCACCCAGAGCCGAATCGGTTTATTGTTTCATTTTCAAATTGCTTTTTGAAATCATTAAAAGAACCGAATGATTTATTTATTGCATTAACCAATTCTCCTTTTGGTTCTCCACCACCATCTGGTGAAATGATTTTCCAGAAAAATGAATGGTTAAAGTGACCACCACCATTGTTTCTAACTTTTTTTGTATACCTGGAAATATTTTTACAAATTTCCTCTATAGAAGTAGCTTCAATATTTTCCTCTTCAATGGCTTCATTTAGTTTTGTAACATAGGCATTGTGATGCTTTGTATGATGGATTTCCATTGTTCTTCCGTCAATATGCGGTTCAAGGGCCTCATGAGCATAAGGAAGTTCAGGTAAACTGAAGGTTGTAACTGTTTCTTTTGTTGACATTTTTTTGAGTTTTTTAGATTAATATATCTTTTAATTTACTTTATCTAATATACTCAAAGGAAAAATAAAATACAAGTTGGATTTGATTTGTATTATACAAAATAAATATGGAAATTTAAGTGAAAACATTTATCCATTTGTACTATGAAATTATTTTTTCTTAAAATTCAATATATACTTTTAGCACTTGTCTGTATTGGCTTTTCTTGCAGGCAAGACCCTCCAATTTCAATTGGAAATAAGCCCAGCGGTATTGCTGAAACCTATGTTACCGAAAATGTAATAATAATAGTAATGGATGGTCCCAGATATTCTGAAACTTGGGGTGATCCAAATCATACGCATATACCTGTTATGGCTGAAAAGCTAGCAAAGGAAGGGGCTGTATTTACTAATTTTTATAACAATGGCCCTACTTATACAAATGCGGGACATGCAGCCATTACAACTGGAATTTATCAGGAAATAAACAACAATGGTGAAGAGGTTCCTGATAACCCCTCGTTTTTTCAGTATTGGCATTCACAGAATGCCTATTCAATCTCCCCATGGATT
This is a stretch of genomic DNA from Bacteroidota bacterium. It encodes these proteins:
- a CDS encoding NAD(P)/FAD-dependent oxidoreductase, whose protein sequence is MKANKKQNIEYDVIIVGGGPAGLSAALILGRCRRKVVLFDSGKYRNQYATQINGYLTRDGIAPKEFIKLSRLEIAKYQIEIIEEEIENGRKMDKGFEVTDRHGNVYLSKKLLLATGLQDSIPKIIGFDECYGISIFHCPYCDGWEAKDKAIGIYSRTKAGYDQALNLYNWSKDIILFTDSADYLDEKMKNMLYAHKIKVFTQKIERFGNENGSIKYIELIDGRKINRDSVFFSTGFNQRSILAEQLGCSYTKSGIIINDKMQHTNIPGLFVAGDASQDMKLVIVAAAEGAKAAVVIHTELVRERIKSMRKIKTLAK
- a CDS encoding methyltransferase domain-containing protein codes for the protein MMGFSNRSRLPELMDNPYVPDADVRIALVEIEFINRYLGGNNLLVNALSKVGFTNGTTLMDLGCGSGDMLRIISNFALKNKLSSYKLFGVDINPSMTSFAESRSKAFPEIEFINIDIWDEKLFGFKPDIIINSLFCHHFDDDQLVLLIKRMYNLCGKVIIINDLHRHWFAYYAIKCLTFLFSKSYLVKYDGPLSVARALTKAEWMKLLFRAEVYNYQINWKWAWRWQIIIHKK
- a CDS encoding FAD-binding protein, translating into MSSNNFFDVIIGGGGLAGLVSAIELSRAGLKVALIEKKQYPFHRVCGEYVSNEVKPYLQRLGVNFNQLAPSTINSLRVSSLNGEFNLFSKLQMGGLV
- a CDS encoding superoxide dismutase codes for the protein MSTKETVTTFSLPELPYAHEALEPHIDGRTMEIHHTKHHNAYVTKLNEAIEEENIEATSIEEICKNISRYTKKVRNNGGGHFNHSFFWKIISPDGGGEPKGELVNAINKSFGSFNDFKKQFENETINRFGSGWAWLVVSNNNLKTGSTPNQDNPLMDVSELRGTPILGIDVWEHAYYLKYQNRRPEYVSAFWNIVNWNEVEKRYLEAVK